TGTGATTGGGTTTCTTACCACTCTTTAAGTTACTTACAATTTTCTTCTCATCATTTTCATCTACTGATGACATATGGTTCTTCACATCCATACCTAATTTTGCAGCAGCATCAAGAATTACTTGATTCTCAACACCATTTTCCTTTGCAATAGTATAAATTCTCTTTTTGACCATCCTATCACTCTCCTTAATTGTCCATAATTTCTTTTAACCTTTTAGCAAATCCCAAATCAGTTATTCCCATAACTTTTCTGTCTTTTCCAATAGCCATTTTTATTGAATTACTATCGATTGTATCTACCACAGGTACATTATAATAACTTGCTTTATTGTGCAAATCTTTTTTAGTTCGTGGACTACAGTTATCTGCCATAACCACAAGCTTTACCTTGCCAGCACGAATGCCATTAACAGTTAGCTCCGTTCCACTGATGTATTTACCAGCACGAACAGCTAGACCTAGTAAATTTAAAAACTTATTCATTAATGTTTCTTTCCCAAATCACCAAATAGATCCATTCTGGCCTTTTGATGATCCACAAAATCAAATAATTCATCATAGAAATCTTCTGGTACTGCATGTGAAAATACTTTTTCCAATGATTTCTTAGATTTTGCGGTTTTAATTGCTTCAGGGTCTAATCCAACATAAGCACCACGACCAGGCTTCTTACCAGTTGGATCAATCGAAATAGTACCTTCTTTATCTTTTACGATCCTGACCATTTCTCTTTTAGGATACATCTTATCTGTTAAAATATCCTTACGCATGGGTATCTTACGAGTTGCCAAATCTATCACCCCTTTTATTCTTCTGGATCTGTTGAACTATCGTCATCAATATCTATATCTGAATCAGATTGATCTGCAGGATTTTTAGCATCATCAGCATTGGCTGCATTTTCTCTAGTCTTATCAAT
This sequence is a window from Companilactobacillus alimentarius DSM 20249. Protein-coding genes within it:
- the rnpM gene encoding RNase P modulator RnpM gives rise to the protein MATRKIPMRKDILTDKMYPKREMVRIVKDKEGTISIDPTGKKPGRGAYVGLDPEAIKTAKSKKSLEKVFSHAVPEDFYDELFDFVDHQKARMDLFGDLGKKH
- a CDS encoding L7Ae/L30e/S12e/Gadd45 family ribosomal protein, with translation MNKFLNLLGLAVRAGKYISGTELTVNGIRAGKVKLVVMADNCSPRTKKDLHNKASYYNVPVVDTIDSNSIKMAIGKDRKVMGITDLGFAKRLKEIMDN